In a genomic window of Polycladomyces abyssicola:
- a CDS encoding transglycosylase domain-containing protein, whose product MKLVATDKEYVTYDEMIKHNPDLPKAFVKVEDVRFYQHHGVDWFGLGRAIVKNIITMRKGEGGGTITMQVARNIILKNREKTYSRKLKEMATAMAIEDKFKKNLILESYLNNIYFGNGIKGVAMAAKVYFGKDITKQKLEPQEIALLAGLPKAPEGYNPILHPDKALERRNIVLMKMAEDENLPPIIPPSELNKYKQKPLGVDVETYREHKRKIRQYDAYKEYVIRELKERYNISEADLATQNYNIYTGLNPAAQAAVEKAIKDDSLYQGHKNLDGGATMINPKNGLIEAIAGGRFYKPTFVIRSLEPHQPGSSIKPITVYAPAIELNDDINEYAMIPDEPKSYGGWIPKNYEKKYYGLVPMRDVVATSMNAATVWILNNKVGLKNALKFGRKAGLPLKNGDKGLSMLALGGLTDGVTTVQMAQAYTALANNGVMNEAHAVEKVVDTEGNVLEPIKKLKKGRKVYSRKTAWYTTRMLLSVVSGKGVRHGYTGKFARLDNGQPVAGKTGTTQNGKDAWFVGYTPKHVLAVTIFNPPFGEKVELSGGKYPAKMFKAIMEETMEGNNEPITQFEKPQGVPDPTPSIQLLPISVTAQYDQTSHSVHLSWNAQNNPRVKYRVERSEDQVHWQPLSEVQGGSYTDTSIQVLKSKTYYYRVVVIDTKTHYELMSNVVKVQVTANQPQTSAEQKQGNPQDNNQGDLQANPQDIDQSQGTGGFLGGQGNQVETATGGAASGTDRGTDTSTAGGTDQGGTDTSTAGGTDQGGTDQGTDTSTDQGGQGGPSGNGVGNGVSQ is encoded by the coding sequence ATGAAGTTGGTAGCTACGGACAAGGAATATGTTACATATGATGAAATGATTAAGCATAATCCGGATCTCCCTAAAGCATTTGTCAAGGTGGAGGACGTCCGCTTTTACCAACACCATGGGGTGGACTGGTTCGGTTTGGGACGGGCCATCGTCAAAAACATCATCACCATGCGTAAAGGTGAAGGTGGTGGAACTATCACGATGCAGGTGGCCCGTAATATCATCCTGAAAAACCGAGAGAAAACCTATTCCCGGAAATTGAAAGAGATGGCCACGGCGATGGCCATTGAAGACAAATTTAAGAAAAATCTAATCCTGGAATCGTATTTGAACAACATTTATTTTGGCAACGGCATCAAAGGCGTAGCGATGGCCGCCAAGGTGTATTTCGGAAAAGACATCACGAAACAAAAGTTGGAACCACAGGAAATCGCTTTGCTGGCCGGATTGCCGAAAGCGCCGGAGGGATACAATCCGATTCTCCATCCGGATAAGGCGTTGGAACGGCGAAACATCGTGTTGATGAAGATGGCGGAAGACGAAAATCTGCCGCCGATCATTCCACCGTCCGAGTTAAATAAATACAAGCAAAAACCGCTGGGGGTCGATGTTGAGACATATAGAGAGCACAAACGTAAGATCAGGCAGTATGATGCTTACAAGGAGTATGTGATCCGGGAACTAAAGGAACGGTATAACATTAGTGAGGCCGATCTAGCTACCCAGAATTACAATATTTACACTGGATTGAATCCGGCAGCGCAGGCGGCTGTGGAGAAAGCGATCAAAGACGATAGTCTGTATCAGGGTCACAAGAACTTAGATGGTGGTGCGACAATGATCAATCCGAAAAACGGATTGATTGAGGCGATCGCTGGTGGACGATTCTACAAACCGACGTTCGTAATCCGTTCTCTTGAACCTCACCAACCAGGATCGTCAATCAAACCGATCACCGTTTATGCACCGGCGATTGAATTGAATGACGATATAAACGAATATGCAATGATACCGGATGAGCCGAAATCGTATGGAGGCTGGATACCGAAAAACTATGAGAAGAAATACTACGGTCTCGTGCCGATGCGAGATGTCGTGGCCACGTCGATGAATGCAGCGACTGTTTGGATACTGAATAACAAAGTCGGGTTGAAAAACGCGTTGAAGTTCGGTAGGAAAGCAGGTCTACCACTGAAAAATGGGGATAAAGGTTTGTCCATGCTAGCATTGGGTGGATTGACTGATGGCGTAACCACGGTGCAGATGGCACAAGCCTACACCGCATTGGCCAACAACGGTGTGATGAACGAGGCCCATGCCGTCGAAAAAGTGGTAGACACAGAAGGCAATGTGTTGGAACCGATAAAAAAATTGAAAAAGGGCCGGAAAGTATACTCGCGCAAGACCGCTTGGTATACCACTCGAATGTTGTTGTCTGTCGTCTCCGGAAAAGGGGTTCGACACGGATACACCGGGAAATTTGCAAGGCTGGACAACGGTCAACCGGTGGCTGGAAAAACAGGAACGACGCAAAACGGTAAAGATGCCTGGTTTGTGGGTTACACGCCTAAGCATGTATTGGCCGTGACCATATTCAATCCCCCGTTTGGGGAAAAGGTGGAGCTGTCCGGTGGGAAATATCCAGCGAAAATGTTTAAGGCCATCATGGAAGAAACCATGGAAGGCAACAATGAGCCCATCACGCAGTTTGAGAAACCGCAGGGCGTGCCGGACCCGACACCGTCGATTCAGTTGTTGCCTATCAGTGTGACTGCGCAGTACGATCAAACGTCACACTCTGTACATCTAAGCTGGAACGCCCAAAACAATCCACGTGTCAAATACCGCGTGGAACGCTCCGAGGATCAGGTTCACTGGCAACCGTTGAGTGAGGTTCAAGGCGGTTCGTATACGGATACCAGCATTCAAGTGCTAAAGTCAAAAACCTATTACTACAGAGTGGTTGTTATCGACACGAAAACCCACTATGAACTGATGTCCAACGTAGTGAAAGTACAAGTGACGGCGAACCAACCGCAGACCTCAGCAGAACAGAAACAGGGTAACCCTCAGGACAATAACCAAGGCGATCTACAGGCTAATCCGCAAGACATTGACCAATCTCAGGGCACCGGTGGCTTCCTGGGCGGTCAAGGAAACCAGGTCGAAACGGCCACGGGCGGTGCCGCCAGCGGAACGGACCGTGGAACCGATACAAGCACTGCTGGTGGAACGGACCAAGGTGGAACCGATACAAGCACTGCTGGTGGAACGGACCAAGGTGGAACAGATCAAGGGACTGATACCAGCACCGATCAGGGTGGACAAGGCGGTCCCAGCGGTAACGGTGTCGGTAATGGTGTCTCACAATGA
- a CDS encoding inositol monophosphatase family protein, which produces MGLTFLDVAVEAARRAGDLIREKAYQTKQVKQKTSASDLVTEVDQRSEEIIRDIILRHFPDHAILGEEGVAAGDKTVEEVWEESRQHEYVWIVDPIDGTSNFVHGFPFFCVSIALAKNGELITGVIYEPMRDELFTAEKGKGAYLNGQPIRVSGEETLAESLMATGFSYGQRRVQQQLRTLMRTAPRFRSLRNGGAAALHLAYIAAGRLTGYWELGLNPWDLAAGVLLVKEAGGEVTDTWGRPFDLTVRNTLATNGKVHREMVELLRESQADVT; this is translated from the coding sequence GTGGGATTGACCTTTTTGGATGTCGCTGTGGAAGCTGCCCGCCGCGCGGGTGATTTGATCCGTGAAAAGGCGTACCAAACGAAACAAGTGAAACAGAAAACGTCCGCTTCCGATTTGGTCACCGAAGTGGACCAACGTTCGGAAGAGATCATTCGGGACATCATTTTGCGTCATTTTCCCGACCACGCTATCCTGGGAGAAGAAGGGGTGGCCGCGGGAGATAAAACCGTAGAGGAAGTATGGGAAGAAAGCCGGCAACATGAATATGTCTGGATCGTCGATCCCATCGACGGCACCAGCAATTTCGTGCATGGATTTCCCTTTTTCTGCGTATCCATCGCGTTGGCGAAAAATGGAGAATTGATCACCGGCGTCATCTATGAACCGATGCGGGACGAGTTGTTCACCGCGGAAAAAGGGAAGGGAGCGTACCTGAACGGACAGCCGATCCGGGTCTCGGGTGAGGAGACACTGGCCGAAAGCTTGATGGCGACAGGCTTTTCGTATGGGCAGAGAAGAGTCCAGCAGCAGTTGCGCACATTGATGCGGACGGCTCCACGCTTTCGGAGTCTCCGAAACGGGGGTGCCGCGGCTTTGCATTTGGCGTATATTGCCGCGGGCAGACTGACGGGTTATTGGGAGTTGGGTCTCAATCCGTGGGATCTGGCGGCGGGTGTCTTGCTGGTGAAAGAAGCAGGAGGCGAAGTGACCGACACCTGGGGAAGGCCGTTTGATCTGACGGTGCGGAACACGTTGGCCACCAACGGAAAAGTGCACCGGGAAATGGTGGAGCTGTTGCGGGAATCACAGGCTGACGTAACGTGA
- a CDS encoding glycosyltransferase family 2 protein, with product MNTVSLSRAASRKRVTNVSVWKKTLIWGIFLTCVVLMLHVNTWAEKTVDFYVGMFTSITFAYFLLKMVVSFWYKPDIREPYPGIKVSVVIPSFNENPDSVLKTIECLIDQDYPVAEIIFVDDGSDDPSAYEAVKRLAEEVNGARLEAAAALEMGGARYHWAKDLPEIVVHRFDKNQGKRAAQLWGFKRSTGDFLMIVDSDGYIYPDAIRELLKPFHDPEVTAVCGHINARNRDYNFVTRLQDLLYKSAFRVGRAAMSVTNAVLVCSGALSMFRRDVVMNNLHHFRDQKFLGRKIVAGDDRRLTTIALYEGKVKYQSTARCITDVPTTISQFFKQQVRWGKSVYVETPFTIPVALKKPFLMLWFIGESFLWAIYGTSVIVTFTTAPTTTLPLLVIYSLGYLTLSALMRNVYYVLKHPLLYLLSPVFGLVHSFLLYPIRIYALLTLRGTGWGTR from the coding sequence TTGAATACTGTATCATTGAGCCGAGCGGCAAGTCGCAAAAGGGTCACCAATGTCTCAGTGTGGAAAAAAACGTTGATTTGGGGTATCTTTCTCACTTGCGTCGTTTTAATGCTCCATGTCAACACCTGGGCCGAGAAGACGGTGGACTTTTATGTAGGAATGTTCACATCTATCACTTTCGCCTATTTCCTTTTAAAGATGGTGGTGTCCTTCTGGTACAAACCCGACATCCGAGAGCCATACCCGGGGATTAAGGTGTCTGTGGTCATCCCGAGCTTCAACGAAAACCCCGACTCGGTTCTCAAGACGATCGAGTGCCTTATCGACCAAGACTATCCGGTGGCCGAGATCATTTTTGTGGACGATGGGAGCGACGATCCAAGTGCCTACGAAGCAGTGAAACGGTTGGCCGAAGAGGTCAATGGAGCCCGGTTGGAGGCGGCTGCGGCTTTGGAGATGGGGGGAGCTCGATATCATTGGGCGAAGGACTTGCCCGAGATCGTAGTACATCGTTTTGACAAAAACCAAGGCAAACGGGCGGCGCAGTTGTGGGGGTTCAAGCGATCCACTGGAGACTTTCTGATGATCGTGGACTCCGATGGATACATCTATCCCGATGCGATTCGAGAATTACTCAAACCGTTTCATGATCCAGAAGTCACGGCGGTTTGCGGTCACATCAACGCCCGGAATCGGGACTACAACTTTGTCACACGTCTCCAAGACCTACTTTATAAAAGTGCTTTTCGCGTCGGTCGTGCGGCTATGTCCGTAACCAATGCCGTCTTGGTGTGTTCCGGGGCTTTGTCGATGTTTCGGCGGGATGTGGTGATGAATAATCTTCACCATTTCCGGGATCAAAAGTTCTTAGGTCGGAAGATCGTGGCCGGTGACGATCGGCGACTCACTACTATCGCGCTTTATGAGGGCAAGGTAAAGTATCAATCAACGGCTCGATGCATCACGGATGTCCCCACAACGATTAGTCAATTCTTCAAACAACAAGTTCGGTGGGGAAAATCGGTCTACGTCGAGACGCCATTCACGATACCGGTGGCCCTCAAAAAACCTTTTTTGATGTTGTGGTTTATCGGTGAGAGCTTTTTGTGGGCGATCTACGGCACGTCGGTGATTGTTACCTTCACGACGGCTCCCACTACTACGTTACCGTTACTGGTGATCTATTCTTTGGGTTATTTGACGCTATCCGCTCTTATGCGGAACGTCTACTATGTTTTGAAACATCCTTTACTCTATCTACTCTCCCCGGTCTTTGGTCTTGTTCATTCTTTTCTTCTATATCCTATCAGGATATATGCACTTTTGACGCTTCGGGGCACAGGATGGGGAACTCGATGA
- a CDS encoding BREX protein BrxB domain-containing protein, translating into MGKIEDLATFYERYMGVPWQRTIAGAQRVVIVVYDKELERAFRARKGEFEQRTRETGHGWAEFDCTRCFAEWMAADEYREEYFEYPSDLTLKLESEFNEYVAASLRELLCSCDENTVVAVTGVASLYGFTRLSDLVRAVEPDIKGRLVIFFPGTKDGNNYRLLDARDGWNYLAHSITLHSSGGAL; encoded by the coding sequence ATGGGTAAAATCGAAGATCTCGCGACGTTTTATGAGCGATACATGGGTGTACCATGGCAACGAACGATTGCCGGTGCCCAACGTGTGGTCATAGTGGTTTACGATAAGGAACTTGAGAGAGCCTTCCGTGCGAGAAAAGGCGAATTTGAGCAGCGAACTCGGGAGACCGGTCACGGATGGGCGGAATTTGACTGTACGCGGTGCTTTGCAGAATGGATGGCAGCGGATGAGTATCGGGAGGAATATTTTGAGTACCCAAGTGACTTAACTCTAAAGTTGGAAAGCGAGTTCAACGAATACGTGGCAGCCTCTCTTCGCGAACTGTTGTGTTCCTGCGATGAGAACACAGTTGTGGCAGTAACGGGGGTTGCAAGTCTTTACGGCTTTACGAGGCTGTCCGATCTTGTGCGAGCGGTTGAACCTGACATTAAGGGCAGACTAGTCATATTCTTCCCCGGTACGAAGGATGGCAACAACTACAGGCTTCTCGATGCCCGTGACGGTTGGAACTACCTTGCTCACAGTATAACCCTACATAGTTCCGGAGGTGCCTTATGA
- the pepV gene encoding dipeptidase PepV: MTIDWQKEVESRKDELLEKLNAFLSIESVLDPDTAGEGAPFGKGIHQALTYMLELGKENGFTVKNLDGYAGHIEYGEGEEIIGVLSHVDVVPAGDGWTTPPFSPDIRDGKLYARGAIDDKGPTMAAFFALKIVKELGLPLSKKVRLILGTDEETYWRCMDHYFKHEPMPVMGFTPDADFPLIVAEKGFLDISLRGEVPSGEPAADGEDTWTLASFTAGQRVNMVPDLAKAKLVGEGDVFGLKEQYQEFLLSRRIRGYAEEADDHLMLVLEGVSHHGSEPDKGLNAALELIRFLKEKVQLDADGQRYVDFAHRYLVDSFFGEKMGLAQSDDIVGKLTVNAGVFHYERELSHLVRINVRYPISGDHEAILRKIDELARPYGLRVEDVDHKAAHAVDKNHELVRTLSRVYEEQTGQKAELLAIGGGTYARALDVGVAFGPLFPGREETAHQKDEHIVVDNLLKATAIYAQAIYELAK; encoded by the coding sequence ATGACGATTGATTGGCAGAAGGAAGTGGAATCGCGGAAAGACGAGTTGCTGGAAAAACTGAACGCGTTTTTGTCCATTGAAAGTGTTTTGGACCCGGATACTGCAGGTGAAGGTGCCCCGTTCGGTAAAGGGATCCACCAAGCGTTGACCTATATGTTGGAGCTAGGGAAAGAAAACGGGTTTACCGTCAAAAATTTGGACGGTTACGCCGGACATATCGAGTACGGTGAGGGAGAAGAGATAATCGGCGTTTTGTCCCATGTGGATGTAGTGCCGGCGGGGGACGGCTGGACCACGCCGCCGTTTTCGCCCGATATTCGTGACGGCAAATTGTACGCCCGCGGGGCGATTGACGACAAGGGACCGACGATGGCCGCGTTTTTTGCATTGAAGATCGTGAAAGAATTGGGCCTCCCGCTGTCCAAAAAAGTGCGCCTGATCCTGGGGACCGACGAGGAAACCTACTGGCGTTGCATGGATCACTATTTCAAACACGAGCCGATGCCGGTGATGGGCTTTACACCCGATGCCGATTTCCCCTTGATCGTGGCGGAAAAAGGCTTCCTCGACATTTCCTTGCGCGGCGAAGTACCGTCCGGCGAACCCGCCGCTGACGGGGAAGATACATGGACGCTGGCTTCCTTTACCGCCGGGCAACGGGTGAACATGGTGCCCGATCTGGCCAAGGCCAAATTAGTGGGCGAAGGCGATGTGTTTGGCCTGAAGGAGCAGTATCAGGAGTTTCTGCTCAGCCGCCGCATCCGGGGCTATGCCGAGGAAGCGGATGACCACCTGATGCTGGTGCTGGAGGGAGTTTCACACCACGGTTCCGAGCCGGACAAGGGATTGAACGCCGCGCTGGAACTGATCCGGTTCCTGAAGGAAAAAGTACAGTTGGATGCGGACGGTCAGCGTTATGTAGATTTCGCCCATCGTTATCTGGTGGACAGCTTTTTCGGTGAAAAGATGGGACTGGCTCAGTCTGACGATATCGTGGGCAAATTGACGGTCAACGCCGGCGTGTTCCACTACGAACGGGAGCTGTCACATCTGGTACGGATCAACGTGCGGTACCCCATTTCCGGGGATCATGAAGCGATTTTGCGGAAGATCGATGAACTGGCCCGGCCCTACGGGTTGCGTGTCGAGGATGTGGATCACAAAGCGGCCCATGCTGTGGACAAAAACCACGAGCTGGTGCGCACGCTCTCCCGGGTGTATGAGGAGCAAACCGGGCAAAAAGCCGAATTGCTCGCCATCGGCGGCGGTACCTACGCCCGGGCATTGGACGTCGGCGTGGCGTTTGGTCCGCTGTTCCCGGGACGCGAAGAGACGGCGCATCAGAAGGATGAGCACATCGTGGTGGACAATCTGTTGAAAGCGACGGCCATTTACGCGCAGGCGATTTACGAGTTGGCGAAGTGA
- a CDS encoding DJ-1/PfpI family protein — MKKQWNVGIFLFNGVDIIDFSGPYEVLSYTAYDKDGLRKLLMGTASMQDRPFVTFTVSETGSMITTNNGMKVQPDYGFHDAPSIDILLIPGAPLIPLKKALESQTALQWIRKQYDQVDLIASICSGAFFLAQAGLLKGKKATTHHAVCDYFEQLFPEVEVQQGVRFVDEGNIVTSGGVTSGINMTLYLVERFLGKENAQTVARTIEFDTKVQC, encoded by the coding sequence ATGAAAAAACAATGGAACGTAGGTATTTTTTTGTTCAACGGTGTAGATATAATTGACTTTTCAGGCCCTTATGAAGTTCTTTCGTATACAGCTTATGATAAGGATGGTCTCCGGAAACTTCTTATGGGAACAGCATCTATGCAGGACAGACCTTTCGTAACATTTACCGTTTCCGAAACCGGAAGTATGATTACTACTAACAATGGAATGAAGGTTCAACCCGATTACGGTTTTCACGATGCTCCATCCATTGATATTCTCCTTATCCCTGGAGCGCCGTTGATCCCCCTTAAAAAGGCATTAGAAAGTCAAACGGCTCTTCAGTGGATTCGTAAACAATATGATCAAGTAGATCTTATTGCATCCATTTGTTCCGGTGCTTTCTTTCTTGCCCAAGCTGGTTTGTTGAAAGGAAAAAAGGCTACCACTCATCACGCGGTTTGTGATTATTTCGAGCAACTGTTTCCTGAAGTAGAGGTCCAACAAGGTGTAAGATTTGTTGATGAAGGAAATATCGTTACTTCCGGTGGTGTGACTTCGGGGATCAACATGACTCTTTATCTTGTTGAACGTTTCCTTGGAAAAGAAAATGCTCAAACTGTAGCCCGTACAATTGAATTTGACACCAAAGTGCAGTGTTAA
- the brxC gene encoding BREX system P-loop protein BrxC, with protein MKIFEALDRDPRTSSLANGGQARIMDEPDELKIRELRAELETFVCDGQYGNAIERILQSYLTQLDRPRQHAAWVSGFFGSGKSHLLKMLGHLWVDTPFEDGSTARSLVPQLPDEIVALFRELDTQVARSGKPAIAAAGTMPSGSGDRVRLTVLSIILRACGLPDQYSQAQFCFWLRDQGYLEQVRSTVEAAGKDWFKELNNMYVSRLIAQAVLACDPNFAEDERGARQVLRVQFPNPTTDISTAEFIEAARKALAPDGELPLTVLILDEVQQYIGDSTDRAVIFTEIAEAIQTQMDSRVMLVASGQSALSATPLLQRLRDRFRINVQLSDTDVETVTRKVLLRKKPSAIDHIRNALERNAGEISKHLQGTRLAERSEDRQIIVEDYPLLPTRRRFWEECFRAVDAAGSQSQLRSQLRILSDALKDIAESDLGTVIPADKLFEAIAPDLVSTGVLLNEIYTRIQELDDGSDEGRMKKRLCGLIFLINKLPREAGVDVGVRATAKILADLLVEDLDADSGPLRKTVETLLESLVNDGMLMKVGDEYRIQTTEGAEWDRAFRERVAACRQKEVEIESKRDQLLASAVQQIVSKIRLVHGESKIRRTLTLHARVDEPPATGDQIVVWMRDGWSTSQKDVENEARRRGQEDPVIHIFIPRSFADDLRTRIIEVEAAQQVLNSKGVPSTPEGREARESMDSRLKTAQSARDELIREVVTSAKVFQGGGNEIFGDSLESKIQTAAQASMARLFPRFAEGDHRAWETALKRAREGSDQPFSIVDWSGSTEDHPVARQVLAIVGNGAKGSDVRKTLKGAPYGWPQDAIDAALVALHRAGVLRATLNGKPVLPGQLDQNRISSAEFRPEKVRLGTMDKIALRSLYQKAGVSVKSGEEELKANQFLDTLLELARAAGGDPPLPDRPDTSKIEELKRLTGTEQLGAILQVKSELEKWIDEWTELKQLAEKRLPGWQLLERLLAHAETLPVAAEVKPEVEAIRYKRSLLENTDPVPPIRAKVAAALRAAVTEQYNAIRKAWDQGMHTLQNNPTWTALDDDTWNQIIAQVGLRSPVEPSINSDEDLLYELDRQPLAARADAVAAIPERVARALEEAARKLKPKAQRISLRPATLETEDEVKAWLAEHERKLLEAIKQGPVIIG; from the coding sequence ATGAAGATTTTTGAGGCGTTGGATCGTGACCCTCGGACGAGTTCACTTGCAAATGGCGGTCAAGCGCGCATTATGGATGAGCCAGATGAACTAAAAATCCGTGAACTTCGCGCAGAACTCGAAACCTTCGTATGCGATGGTCAGTATGGAAATGCCATCGAGCGCATCCTTCAAAGCTATTTGACCCAATTGGACCGGCCTCGGCAGCATGCAGCCTGGGTGAGTGGATTCTTCGGCAGTGGTAAATCTCACCTGCTGAAAATGCTCGGTCACCTGTGGGTGGATACTCCATTCGAAGATGGATCAACCGCACGCTCTCTCGTTCCCCAACTCCCTGATGAGATCGTTGCTTTGTTCCGTGAGCTGGATACGCAGGTTGCCCGAAGTGGAAAGCCAGCCATCGCTGCAGCCGGGACCATGCCGTCCGGCAGTGGAGATCGTGTTCGGCTCACGGTTCTTTCAATAATTCTTCGTGCATGCGGTTTACCCGATCAATATTCACAGGCGCAATTTTGTTTTTGGCTGCGTGACCAAGGGTACCTTGAGCAGGTGCGCTCTACCGTTGAAGCTGCCGGTAAGGACTGGTTTAAGGAACTCAACAATATGTATGTCAGCCGATTGATCGCACAAGCTGTTTTGGCCTGCGATCCCAACTTTGCCGAAGATGAGCGTGGAGCGCGACAGGTTCTCCGGGTGCAGTTTCCAAACCCTACAACGGATATTTCCACCGCCGAGTTTATCGAGGCTGCACGTAAGGCGCTCGCGCCCGATGGGGAGCTACCACTGACGGTTCTCATACTTGATGAGGTCCAGCAGTACATTGGCGATTCCACGGATCGCGCGGTGATATTTACTGAGATTGCCGAGGCGATCCAGACGCAGATGGACAGTCGAGTCATGCTTGTGGCGTCGGGTCAGTCAGCACTCTCAGCAACACCATTGCTTCAGAGACTGCGCGATCGCTTTCGTATCAATGTCCAACTGTCAGACACAGACGTCGAAACGGTTACACGAAAAGTTTTGCTCCGTAAAAAGCCAAGTGCGATCGACCATATTCGTAACGCCCTCGAGCGAAACGCCGGCGAAATTTCGAAGCATTTGCAAGGGACCCGCTTGGCGGAACGATCAGAGGATCGGCAAATTATTGTCGAGGATTATCCCCTGCTACCGACTCGGCGCCGCTTCTGGGAGGAGTGTTTTCGGGCGGTCGATGCTGCCGGCAGCCAGAGTCAATTGCGGTCACAGCTTCGGATTCTGAGTGATGCGTTAAAAGATATCGCTGAATCCGATCTCGGAACAGTCATTCCCGCCGATAAACTATTTGAGGCAATTGCCCCCGACCTTGTAAGCACCGGAGTTCTTCTGAACGAGATTTACACAAGAATTCAGGAGCTCGATGACGGCAGCGATGAAGGCCGGATGAAGAAACGGCTTTGTGGACTCATCTTTCTGATTAACAAGCTTCCGCGTGAAGCGGGTGTCGATGTCGGCGTTCGAGCGACAGCAAAGATACTTGCTGATCTGTTGGTCGAAGATCTGGATGCTGATTCCGGTCCGTTACGCAAAACAGTTGAAACACTTCTGGAATCTCTTGTCAATGACGGCATGCTCATGAAAGTTGGCGATGAATACCGGATCCAGACGACTGAAGGCGCGGAGTGGGATCGTGCTTTTCGGGAAAGAGTTGCAGCCTGTCGGCAAAAGGAAGTGGAGATTGAATCCAAGCGCGATCAGCTTTTGGCGAGCGCAGTTCAACAGATCGTGAGCAAGATTCGTTTAGTGCATGGGGAATCCAAAATTCGCAGGACGTTAACGTTACATGCCCGTGTGGATGAACCCCCGGCTACCGGCGATCAGATTGTCGTGTGGATGCGGGATGGCTGGTCGACAAGCCAAAAGGATGTGGAAAATGAGGCACGTCGTCGTGGGCAGGAAGATCCTGTTATCCACATTTTCATACCCCGTTCTTTTGCCGATGACCTCCGGACTCGAATTATCGAAGTCGAGGCCGCTCAACAGGTGCTCAACTCCAAGGGTGTTCCCAGCACCCCGGAGGGTAGAGAAGCACGTGAAAGTATGGATAGTCGACTCAAGACGGCTCAATCGGCTCGTGATGAACTGATCCGTGAGGTGGTTACGTCCGCCAAAGTGTTCCAAGGCGGTGGCAACGAGATATTTGGTGATTCACTTGAGTCCAAGATCCAAACTGCCGCTCAAGCTTCTATGGCCCGGCTTTTCCCGCGCTTTGCAGAGGGTGATCACCGGGCTTGGGAAACCGCGTTGAAACGGGCACGTGAGGGGTCTGACCAACCCTTTAGCATAGTGGATTGGAGCGGTTCAACAGAAGACCATCCGGTGGCAAGGCAAGTATTAGCTATTGTGGGCAATGGTGCCAAGGGTAGTGACGTGCGGAAGACTCTGAAGGGAGCACCTTACGGTTGGCCTCAGGATGCCATTGATGCGGCTTTAGTGGCGTTACACCGTGCTGGTGTACTTCGTGCCACACTGAACGGAAAACCTGTGCTTCCGGGTCAGCTTGATCAGAACCGTATTTCCAGTGCCGAATTTCGCCCAGAGAAGGTCCGTCTCGGGACTATGGACAAGATCGCACTGCGTAGTCTCTACCAAAAAGCAGGAGTGTCCGTGAAATCTGGGGAAGAAGAGCTCAAAGCCAACCAGTTCTTGGACACACTTCTGGAACTCGCCAGAGCCGCAGGAGGAGATCCGCCTCTGCCGGACCGACCGGATACATCGAAGATTGAGGAGTTGAAACGTCTTACTGGAACAGAGCAGCTTGGGGCAATCCTCCAGGTTAAAAGCGAGCTGGAGAAGTGGATTGACGAGTGGACTGAATTGAAGCAGCTTGCTGAGAAGCGGTTACCCGGCTGGCAGTTGCTGGAGCGTCTACTCGCTCATGCCGAAACTCTTCCAGTAGCTGCGGAAGTCAAGCCGGAAGTGGAAGCTATTCGGTACAAACGATCCCTTCTTGAGAATACCGATCCTGTTCCACCCATTCGGGCAAAGGTCGCTGCTGCTCTCCGTGCAGCAGTGACTGAGCAATATAATGCTATACGAAAAGCCTGGGATCAGGGGATGCACACGCTTCAGAACAATCCTACTTGGACTGCCCTTGACGATGATACATGGAATCAAATCATTGCACAAGTTGGGTTACGGTCGCCTGTTGAACCGTCGATCAACAGTGATGAAGACCTGTTGTATGAACTCGATCGTCAGCCGCTCGCCGCGCGTGCTGACGCCGTGGCAGCTATACCCGAGCGTGTAGCCCGGGCTCTCGAGGAGGCCGCACGTAAACTCAAGCCAAAGGCTCAGCGTATTTCACTGCGGCCTGCTACGCTCGAAACAGAAGATGAAGTAAAAGCTTGGCTCGCCGAGCACGAACGGAAGCTACTTGAAGCCATCAAGCAGGGTCCGGTTATTATTGGTTAA